The sequence GCCGGCAGGATGGCCGTTGTCCGCTCACGCGCGATGACGGCCATCAGCTTTTTCACAAGGTCCGGGCGCTGCGCCGCGCGATCGATGCGCTCCCCCGGATCGGTCTCGAGATCGAAGAGCATGGGGGCGAGCGGCGTGCGGGCGCCCACACCGAGTCGCACGAGCTTCCAGCGGCCATCGCGGACGGCCTGCTGCCCCGCGCACACACCGTGATGCTCCCAGTAGAGCGGCGCGTGCGGCGACATGGCCTTCCCGAACAACGCGGGCGCAAAGGAGCGGCCGTCGATGCCGGCCGGGGCCTGTGCCTGGGCAATGTCGGCGAGCGTGGGGAGCACGTCCCAGTTCGCGGCGACGGCCGTGCTTACGGTGTTCGGCCGGATGCGCCCGGGCCACCGCGCGATGAAGGGCTCGCGGATACCGCCCTCGAAGACGGCGTCCTTGAGCCCGCGGAACGCCCCCACACTCTGAAAGAAGGCCTGATCGACCCCGCCGGTATACGTCGTCCCGTTGTCGCTGGTGAAGACGACCAGCGTGGTGGAATCGAGCTGCAGCTCATGCAGCACATCGAGCACCTGCCCCACATGCTTGTCGAGTCGGCTGATCATGCCCGCATAGGCGGCGCGCGGTCGCGCATGCGGGAGGTAACCGCTCTGTCCGAGATAGGGCGTCTCCGGAAAGTCGTACGCGGCCAGCTCGTCATCGGGGACCTGCAACGCCAGATGCGGGAGCGTGAAGGCGAGATACAGAAAGAACGGCTGGTTGGCACTGCGCCGGATGAACGCGACGGCTTCTTCTGTCATGCGATCGGGCGCGTACACGGTGCCCTGAAACGCCTTCCACGCGGCCGGGTCGGTGGGCACCGCCGAGAGCGTCTGGTGCGCACTGAAGTACGGCTGCAGCGTGTCCCACTGCGTGTTGCGCCAGAGATGGCTCGGGTAGTGGTTGTGCGCCTGCTTCTGGTCGAGATACCCGTAGAAGAAGTCGAAGCCGAAGTTGTTCGGGATGCCGCTCGTTTGCGGACCACCAAGCCCCCACTTACCGACGAGCGCCGTGGCGTAACCGCGCGCCTTGAGCATCGTGGCAATGGTGGGCGTACCGAGTGGCAGCGGATGCTGCCCGAACTCCTCGCGGTCGAGAAATCCGCCGTACTCGGCGTTCCCGCGAATGGGCGCGTGGCCCGTGTGCCACCCGGTGAGCAGGGCCGCGCGGCTGGGCGCGCACACGGGGCTGCCACTGTAGAACTGCGTGAAGCGCACGCCCTCACGCGCCAGACGATCCAGCACGGGCGTGCGGATCTTCTGCTGACCATAGGCCCCGAGCTCCGCATAGCCCAGATCATCGGCCATGATGTACACGATATTGGGCGCGCGCTGGCCACTGGCCGACCGCGCGATGGCGTGAGCAACGACGCATGCGAGCACCGCTGCAGCGATGCTCGCTCTTCTTCCGAACATGGCGACCCTCCGATGTGTCGCTGAGGAGGGAGACGCTACAGGCTGTCGCGCCGGAGTTCAACGGCGCCGCGATTACCGGCAACAGGGGGCGCGATCCGCGTCATGCGATACTGACGGGACCGCCGATGTCCCCCGTCTTCCCAGATCAGCGTCGCCCGCCAGCGGTCGGCGGTCTCCCGTTCCCACTGAAAGTGATTGGTCGCACCGCGGACCGGAGCGAACCCGATCCGCTCGGGCGTCAGCTGCTCCGCGATCCATTCCATGTCCGCGTTTCCCGTCCGCAACTCGTTGGCGCGCACCCGCAGTGTTCCGCTCAGTGGCGCAGCGGTATCGCCGGCGTCACGCGGCTGCCGCACTTCGACCGTCGAGTCGTCGAGAAAGTGATAGCTCTCGTAGAAGGGCGCCGTATCGTTCAGGGTGCCTCGCCAGCGTCCCTCGAGCATCCGCCACGGGGTGAGCGCCGACGCGGTGGCCATCGCCGGTTCCACGTTGTCCCGCGTACATCCGGCGAACAGGCTCATGACGACGAGCAGGCTCGCGGCCTGTGCGCGATCGGCGCGCCGCATCGGTCCGCGCGTCGGCGGCGGGGCGGCGCCGCGGTGGAGCGACCAGAGCAGCGCGAGCGCAACGACGATCAGCACACCGTCGGCGATGTCGAGCGCGACGCCAAGGGAGCCGCGCAATCCAAATAGGGCGCCGCTCTGCATCCGACCGCTGGGAACCAGCGACGCCCAGAACCAGCCGGCGTGGAAGCCGGTCCCGAGCCACACCGAGCCGGTCCGAAGCCAGCACACCGCGAGGACGACACCGAGCGCCCACAAGTAGGCCAAGCGCGGCAGGCTGAGCGTTTCACCGATGCCGTGCATCAACGCGAAACTGAACGCCGTCAGAGCGACCGCGCGCCATGCCGGCCATTGCGCCAGGAGCGCGAGCGGTGCCGCCCGACTGGTGATCTCCTCGAAGAGGGCGTTGAGCAGGGCGATACCGACGCCGGTCGCCACGGCGACCACGGCGACGTGGGGACGGTGCTCGACCACGACCGTCCCCTGCAGCAGCGGGATCAGCCAGGGCAGTGCGTTGAGGGCCGCGCCAACGATCAGCCCCGTGAGCAGGTGCCGCGTGCGTGCCACATCAATCCGAATCCCGAGAGTTGCGCCCGGGCGGGTGCGCCACGTGATGGCCGCGCTCGCCCACACAAGCCCGGCGGTCACGACGAGATAGAGCAGCAGATCGCTCAGGTGGGGCACGTCCTGCAGGCCCTTCAGCGTGCGTCCCGTGATCTGTCGGTGCCCCAGCATCACGAGTCCCAACACCCCGACGAGCATCGCCTGTTGCCCCAGGAAACGGCGCAGCGTCATCGACTCTCCACATATTAGACTTGAGTCTAAATTGAGCCATCAACTATGTTGTCCGCAATGGTGCGCCCCTCTCCTGCCCGGCTCCGTCGACGGTCCGCCATTCTCGAGGCGGCCGGCGCGCTCTTCGTGACCGGGGGCGTCGCCGCGACGTCGATGGAGGCGATCGCCGAGCGCGCGGGCGTCTCGCGCGCCACGGTGTTCAATCATTTCGGCGGGAAGCGCGAGTTGCTGCTCGGCCTGTATGATCGCCAGCTGGATCGACTCGCCGAGTCGTTACGCACGTCGTCGGAGCAGTCCAATCCGCGGCGCGCCGTTGCCGCCTTTTTCCGCAGCGCCGAAACCGTCCTGCGCGCCGACGGCGACCTGACGCCGCTGCTCATTCGCGAAGTGTTGTACGATCCGGCACTGTTGGCGCACGATGTGGCGCGCGGTGACGACGTCCGGCGCGAACTCATCGATCGGGTACGCGCGGCGCAGCGGGCGGGGCAGCTTCGGCGAACCGTCCCCGCGACGCAGATCGCCGCCATCATGATGGACCTGTGGACGGCCTCGCTGGTGCCGTGGGTGTTGGCGGAGCGACGGTTCGGGTTGGCCGCGCACGTCATGCGCAAGATTCGCCTGGTGCTGCGCGGACTCGGCGCTGATCCACGCGAGGCGTCGCCACGTTAGCTTTGGCGCATGCGTACCCTCCGATATGTCACCGCCGACGTCTTCACGTCGGTGCCCTTCACGGGCAATCAGCTGGCCGTCGTCTTTGGCGCCGAGGGGCTGCCGACGGAGACGCTACAGGCCATCACGCGTGAGTTCAACTACGCCGAGACCACGTTCGTCTTTGCGCCCGAGCGCGCCGACACGACGCGGCGGGTGCGGATCTTCACGCCGGAGCTCGAAGTGCCCTTTGCCGGCCACCCGACGATCGGCACGGCGCACGTGCTGGTGGCCACCGGTGATGTGCCGGCGAGCGGCGACGAGATGACGGTGGTGCTGGGGGAGAACGTGGGGCCGGTGCCGGTGCGCGTGCGGCTGGCGGGGGGCGCGCCAGTGCACGGCCAGCTCACCACGGCGCAGCTGCCCGAAGAGCGCGTGGAAGTAACCGACCTCGAGGCGCTGGCGAGTACGCTCTCGCTCAGCGCCGACGACCTGGTGGGCGGCGCGCATGCGCCGGCGGGCGTGAGTTGCGGGCTGCCGTTTCTCCTGATGCCGCTCAAGACCACCGCTGCGGTGGCCAAGGCACGGCTCAACATGGAGGCGTGGCACCGGGTGCTGCACGGAAAGTGGGCGGCGTGGCCGATGGTCTTTGCGATGGCGCATGAGGACGACCAGTCCGCGTGGCCCACGCATGTGCGGGGCGCCGACATCCGCGCGCGCGTGTTCGTCCCCGGCAGCACGGTGCCGGAAGATCCGGCGACCGGCTCGGCGAACGCCTGCCTCGCCGGCTATCTCGCGGCCCGCACCCCGCGCGACGGGCTGCTGCAGTGGGAAGTGGCGCAGGGCGTCGAGATGGGGCGCCCCAGCCGACTGTCCATCGAAGTGCACAAGACCGGTGGCGCGTTGGACGCCGTGCGGGTGGGCGGCGCGACGGTGGTGATGTGCGAGGGGACGCTGCGCGTCTGAGGGGGCGCCGCGCCGATGGCGTCGACGCCGAGGCGTGGCGCCTTACGGCGCCGAGGCCGTCCAGGTGACGACGCGGTTCCGACCGCTGCGCTTGGCGGCATAGAGCGCTTCATCGGCCCGCGCGCGCAGCGCTTCGGCGATGCTCTCGTCGGGGACCCGATTCGCCGCAATGCCGGCGCTGACCGTTACGCTGACCTTGGCGCGTGGCTCGCCGAAGCTGCGGCGACGGAACGACTCGGTGATGCGCAGCGCGAGCTGCTGGGCGCCGTCCACGCCGGTGTTGGGGGCGAGCACGATGAACTCTTCGCCACCGGTGCGCGCCACCACATCGTCGGCGCGGGCATTTGCGCGCAGCAGTTCGCCCGCCTCGGCAATGACCTGATCGCCCACCAGGTGCCCGAAGGTGTCGTTGACCTGCTTGAAGTGGTCGAGGTCCAGCGCGATGAGTGCCAGATCGGTGTGCGTACGGGCGGCGCGCGCAAGCTCGCGACGATACTGCAACTCGAAGCCCCGCCGGTTGTAGCAGCCGGAGAGCGGATCGGTCAGCACGATGCCGGCGAGCTGGGTGCGCATGCGGTTGTAGGCGCGCCCCACACTCGTGATGGCATCGGGGCGCGCGTCGGCCGCCACATCGTAGCTGTCGGTGAAGTCCCCTTCCTCGGCGCGCTCGAACATCGTCACCAGGCGGCCGAGCCGCGCCTGCAGGTTGGTCTGCACCCGGGTGAGCAGCAGCCCGCCCAGACTGAAGATCGCCACGCGAAAGAAGACCTTGTCCCAGTACACGACACCATGGTGTCGCTCGGCGACCTGATTGAGCGCAAGGTACCCGGCGCCGATCACCGCCAGCATGAGCAAGGCCGGCGCGCGCCCGAAGTACACATGCGTGAGCTGCAGCGACACCAGCGCGATGAAGAGGCCGACATCATAGTTCTCGGGCGCGGCCAGCAGGAACACCACGCAAAAGACCAGGACCAGGTCGGCGACGACCATCACCGTGGAGAGCGCGATGCCGGCGCGACGCTTTCGGGTGATCCAGTGCCGGAGGCCGAGGACCAGCGCCGCGTAGCCCGTGGTGATGAGCCCCAGCAGCCAATCCGCCGCGTCGGTGCCCACACCATGTTCCGCGACCTCCGAGAGGGCCAGAAACCCCGCGGTGCGCAGCCCCACCGCCACCAGCCCGACCGACAGGGCCAGCGCCAGCCGGTACCCCGTCTGCCAGAGCAGGACGTCGGCAGCCGCGAGATCGGCGCGGGGGCGGTCGGTAGCCATGCGCGAAGTGTACCCGGCGCGCCGTGTCATGCAACGCAGGCGTGACGAACGCATTGACAGCGCCAGCCGTAAGACGCATTTGGGATGGGTGGGTCCGGGGACGGAACGACTCCGCCCACGCCCCGGTTTGTCTGCTTCACCCCCGATCAGCTCAGGCTATGTCCCAGCACCTCGCCAGCGGCAAGTTGTCCGACGACCACGTCGGCTCCCCGTACGCCCCCAAGGACGCCTGTGGCGTGGGGTTCATTGCCCGCCAGAGTGGCGAGCGCACGCATGAGGTGATCAGCCTCGCGCTGGGGGCGGCGGCCCGCATGGCCCATCGCGGCGCCTCGGCTACCGACAACTCGGCCGACGGCGCCGGCCTGCTCACGCAGATCCCGCGCCGCCTGTTCATCCTGGCCGCCTCGCGCCTGGGGATCCATCTGCCGGCCGACGCGTCGATTGCGGTGGGCATGTGCTTCCTCCCGACCCAGGCCAACGCCTGCGAGGAGGCGATGACGCTGGTGAAGGACGTGCTGCTCGGAGACGGCCTGCCGGTCCTCGGCTGGCGCGACGTGCCCATTCGCCCCGAGGTCCTGGGCACTTCGGCGCGCGCGGCGATGCCGGCGATCAAGCAGGTCCTCGTGGGGCGCCCGGCCGGCGCCGACGACGAGACGTGGGAGCGCCAGCTCTATACCGCGCGTCGCGAGATGGAGCATCGGGCGCTCGCCCGCGGGCTCGAGCCGTTCTACATCTGCTCGCTCTCGTGCCGCACCGTGGTCTACAAGGGGCTGCTCACCGGGCATCAGCTCGGCGACTTCTTCCCCGACCTGCGCGACCCGGCGTTCGAAAGTGCCATCGCCGTGTTCCACGAGCGCTACGCCACGAATACGATGCCGCGGTGGGAATTGGCGCAGCCGTTCCGCATGCTCGCGCACAACGGCGAGATCAACACGCTGTGGGGCAACCGCAACGCGATGGCCATGCGCGGTACGCTCCTCGATGCGCCGGCCTTTGGGGCGCACGCCGAGCGCGTGCGTGAACCGATTCGCCCCCGCGGCTCCGACTCGGCCAGTCTCGACAACGCGCTCGAGCTGCTGGCGCGCGCCGGTCGTTCGCCGGTGCACGCCACCATGATGCTGGTGCCGCAGGCGTGGGAGAAGTTCCCCGATGTCGAGCCCGCGGTGAAGGCATTCTACGAGTACCACCAGTGCGTCATCGAGCCGTGGGATGGTCCGGCGGCGCTGGCGTACAGCGATGGCGTGCAAGTCGCGGTATCGCTCGACCGCAACGGTCTGCGCCCCTGCCGTTACAAGATCCGCGCCGACGGCATGGTCGTGGCCGGCTCGGAAGTGGGGATCGTGGACTTCGATCCGCGCGACGTGGTGGAGACGGGCAAGCTGGGCCCCGGCGGCGTGTTCCTCGTGGACACGGCGGGCAAGCGCATTGTGCGCAACATGGCGGCCAAGCGTGAAGTGGCCACGCGCCGCCCGTATGCGAAGTGGATTGCGCAACACATGGCCACGCTCCCCACGAGCGATGGCACCGAGCCGCTCGTGCGTTCGAGCGACCAGCTGCGCGCCACGCAGATGGCCTTCGGCTACGGACACGAAGACCTGCGCATGGTCATCGAGCCGATGGCCACCACGGCGGCCGAAGTGGTGTGGAGCATGGGCGACGACGCGCCGCTGGCGGTGCTCTCCACCATGACGCCGCCGCTCTACAGCTTTTTCCGCCAGCGCTTTGCGCAGGTCACGAACCCGCCCATGGATTCGCTGCGCGAAAGCATGGTGATGTCGCTGCGCATGCACCTCGGGCGCCGCGGCTCGCCGCTGGTGGAGAAGCCGGCGTACGCGCGCATGCTGCGCATCGAGCACCCGGTGCTGTTGCCGGAAGAGATGAACAGCCTGCGCAACTTTCCGCAGTTCCCGAGCGCGACGCTGGATGCCACCTACAACGCGCGCTCGCGGTCGGAGGCGCTGGAAGCGGCCCTCGACTCGCTCTGCCGCCGCGCCGAGATGGCGGTGCGTAAGGGCGCCCGCATTCTCATCCTGAGCGATCGCAAAGTGAGCGCCGACCGCGCGCCCATTCCCATGCTGCTGGCGCTCGGTGCGGTGCGCCAGCACCTGGTGCGCACGGGGCTCCGCGCCCGCGTTGGGCTCGTCGTGGAAGTGGGTGACGCCATCGAGCAGCACCACATGGCGACGCTCTTCGGCTACGGCGCCGAAGCGGTGCATCCGTGGGTCGCCATGGAAACGGTGGCGACGATCTTTGCCGAAACGCACGGCAAGGCCGATGCGGACCCCGATCGCCCCGGCCCCGCGGCGGCGCAGTCGCGCTATCGCACGGCGGTGGAGAAGGGGCTGCTCAAGGTGCTCGCCAAGATGGGCATCTCCACGCTCTCGTCGTATTGCGGCGCGCAGACCTTCGACGCCCTCGGCCTGGGCTCGGATGTGATCGACCGCTGCTTTGCCGGCACCAGTTCGCCGATGGGCGGGTTGTCGCTGCGCGAGATCAGTGAGGACGTGTTGCAGCGTCACCGCCGCGCGTTCACCGCGGATGGCGCGCCCGTTGCCACGCTCCCCGACCATGGGCGCATTCGCTTCCGCAAGGAAGGCGAAGTGCACGCCTGGGCGCCGCAGACCGCGCTCACGCTGCAGCAAGCCGTGGGCAGCGCGCGCGCCTCACGCGCCGGCAGCAATCCGGATGACGCGTGGCGCACGTTCGTGGACAAGATCGAAGGTGGCGCGCCGGCCAATGTGCGCGACCTGCTCGCGATCCGCCCGGCGACGCCGATCCCCATCGACGAAGTGGAACCGATGGAGGCCATTCGCACCCGGTTCATCTCGAGCGCGATGTCGCTCGGCGCCCTGTCGCCCGAGGCGCATGAGACGCTCACGATCGCGATGAACCGCATGCAGGCTCGATCGAACTCGGGGGAAGGTGGCGAAGATCCGGCGTTCTATCGCGAGCAGGGGGGCGATCGGCGCGACAGCAAGATCAAGCAGATCGCATCGGCACGCTTTGGCGTGACCACCGAGTATCTCGTGCGGGCCGAAGAGCTCGAGATCAAGGTGGCCCAGGGCGCGAAGCCCGGTGAAGGCGGGCAGCTCCCGGGCCACAAGGTCACCGAGCTCATCGCGCGCCTGCGTCACTCCACGCCGGGGGTCGGCCTCATTTCGCCGCCGCCGCATCACGACATCTACTCCATCGAAGATCTCGCCCAGCTGGTGCACGATCTCAAGACGGTGAACCCGCGGGCGCGGGTGGGCGTCAAGCTCGTGGCAGAAAGCGGCGTGGGCACGGTGGCGGCCGGTGTGGCCAAGGCGTTCGCCGACTATGTGCTCATTGCCGGCTACAACGGCGGCACGGGCGCGAGCCCGCTGTCGAGCATCAAGCACGCCGGCTCCCCGTGGGAGCTCGGCCTGGCCGAAGCGCAGCAGGTGCTCGTGCAGAACGGGCTGCGCCATCGCGTGGAAGTGCGCGTGGACGGTGGTCTCAAGACCGGCCGTGATGTCATCATCGCCGCGCTGCTCGGCGCCGAGACCTATGGCTTTGGCACGGGGCCGCTGGTGGCGATGGGGTGCGACATGGCGCGGCAGTGCCATCTCAATACCTGCCCCACGGGCATTGCCACGCAGCGCGAGGATCTGCGGGCCAAGTTCCGCGGCACGCCGGAGCAGGTCATCGCCTACTTCTCGCGCATTGCCGAAGATGTGCGCACCGAGCTCGCGCTCATGGGCGCGCGCTCCCTGCAGGAGATCATTGGCCAGGTGGAGCGGCTGCAGCGCGCCGAGCGCCCCGAGCTGCCGCGCAGCACGATGCTCGACCTGTCGCTGGTCCTAGGCGCACCGCGTCGGACCGACGAACCGCGCGTGCGCACGGCAGCGCGCAACGAACGGCGCGGTCTGCAGGTGCTCGACGAGCGCATCCTCGAGGAAGCGTATCAGACGGTCGCCACCGGCGCGTCGTTCAGCGGGCAGTACGAGATCCGCAATCACCATCTGTCGGTGGGTACCCGCCTGGCGGGAGCGCTGGCGGAACGCTTTGGCGATGCCGGGTTGCCGACGGGCACGATGCAGCTGTCGTTCACCGGGAGCGCCGGTCAGAGCTTTGGCGCCTTCGCGCTACGGGGGATGCGGCTCACGCTCGAAGGCGAGTGCAACGACTACGTGGGCAAGGGGCTCAACGGCGCCGAGATCACCGTGCGGCCGTTCCGCAACGCGCGGTATCGCGGCGCGAGTCACCTGAACATGATCCTGGGCAACACCGTGTTGTACGGGGCCACCGACGGGCTGCTGCTCGCGGCGGGTCAGGCGGGCGATCGCTTTGCGGTGCGCAATTCCGGCGCCTGTGCGGTGGTGGAAGGCGTAGGCAATCACGCCTGCGAGTACATGACGGGTGGGATCGTGACCGTGCTGGGGCGCGCCGGGCGCAACTTCGGCGCGGGCATGTCCAACGGTGTGGCGTACGTGTTCGACGAATCGGAGACGTTCGCCGGACGCCTGAATCACGAGATGGTGCTGCTCGCCGATCTCGACCCCGAAGACACGCAGCTCCTGCAGCAACTGCTGCAGCTGCACATCACGCGGACCGGCAGTGCGCGCGCGCGCTGGATTCTCGAAGACTGGGAGCACCAGCACATGCGCTGGCGCAAGGTCAAGCCACGCGGGGCGGCGGAGCATGTCACGCGCATCCGCGAGCACTGGACGCCGCGCATCGCGGCGCTGCTGGAAGAAGAGCTGGGCGCCGCCGCGCACTGACGGCAGCTCCCCATCTCGGTTCGTCGATCAGGCCGCGAGCAATGCCGCGGCCTTTTCGCGTACGTAGGGGTTCCGGTCCTCGAGCAGCTCCTTGAGCAGCGGCACGGCGTGAGAGCGATGCCCACTCGAGAGCGCGGCCAGCGCCGCCAGTCGCACCTGATGATCATCGAGGGTGCCGTTGGTCTTCCGGGCAAAGGCCTCGAGCCGGGCGCGGGCGCGCGGCGTGTGGATGTGCGCCAGCGCGGCGACCATCTCGAGGCGGTACTCCAGCGGATTCTCTTCCTCGAGCGCCATCAACACGCGCGACGGCAGCGGGGCGCTGTCCGGTGACGCGAACACCAGCGCGAGCGCGCGATTGCGCACTTCGATCGACGGATCGAACAGCACCGACTCGAGCCGCGCGAGGGCCAGTGGACCGCCGATCTGCCCCAACGCCACGACGGCGGCGATGCGCACGCGCTGGTCTTCGTAGCGCAGCAGCTTGCCAAGCTCCGAGATCATGTCCGGATCGCGCGACTCGCCCATGAGTCCGGCCGCGTTGCGCACCACGTACCAGCGCTGGTCGTGCGCGTGTTCGCGGGCCACCACGCCAATGCCGGCGAGGGTCGCCGCCAGATCGTAGAGGAAGCGCCGCTCGGAGGTGTCGGTGGCGGCCACGAGCTGGGCGAAGACGGCGCGGGCGCCGGTGACCCCCGCGCGATCCAGCAGCGCATGCGCGTCATCGTACGTGATCGCCGCTTCGAGGAGCTGCTCCACCACCAGGTGGAGCACCTCCGGCGTCGCCGCCCGCGCGAAGGCGGAGCCGGTGAGCGCCAGCAGCAGCTGACACACCGTGCGCCCATCGCCGCGATGCAGGGCCAGTGCGAGCTCGTCTTCGAGCGCCGGCGACGGTGTATCGGCCGGGGCCGCGTCCGCCGGCTCGGGGGCCGATGCCGCCGACGGCGCGGCGGGTGCCGGCGTGTCCACCGCCTTCATGCCCAG is a genomic window of Gemmatimonadaceae bacterium containing:
- a CDS encoding arylsulfatase, with the translated sequence MFGRRASIAAAVLACVVAHAIARSASGQRAPNIVYIMADDLGYAELGAYGQQKIRTPVLDRLAREGVRFTQFYSGSPVCAPSRAALLTGWHTGHAPIRGNAEYGGFLDREEFGQHPLPLGTPTIATMLKARGYATALVGKWGLGGPQTSGIPNNFGFDFFYGYLDQKQAHNHYPSHLWRNTQWDTLQPYFSAHQTLSAVPTDPAAWKAFQGTVYAPDRMTEEAVAFIRRSANQPFFLYLAFTLPHLALQVPDDELAAYDFPETPYLGQSGYLPHARPRAAYAGMISRLDKHVGQVLDVLHELQLDSTTLVVFTSDNGTTYTGGVDQAFFQSVGAFRGLKDAVFEGGIREPFIARWPGRIRPNTVSTAVAANWDVLPTLADIAQAQAPAGIDGRSFAPALFGKAMSPHAPLYWEHHGVCAGQQAVRDGRWKLVRLGVGARTPLAPMLFDLETDPGERIDRAAQRPDLVKKLMAVIARERTTAILPAWNFPVDSARVVNYTTCAPGGQPR
- a CDS encoding CPBP family intramembrane metalloprotease; the encoded protein is MTLRRFLGQQAMLVGVLGLVMLGHRQITGRTLKGLQDVPHLSDLLLYLVVTAGLVWASAAITWRTRPGATLGIRIDVARTRHLLTGLIVGAALNALPWLIPLLQGTVVVEHRPHVAVVAVATGVGIALLNALFEEITSRAAPLALLAQWPAWRAVALTAFSFALMHGIGETLSLPRLAYLWALGVVLAVCWLRTGSVWLGTGFHAGWFWASLVPSGRMQSGALFGLRGSLGVALDIADGVLIVVALALLWSLHRGAAPPPTRGPMRRADRAQAASLLVVMSLFAGCTRDNVEPAMATASALTPWRMLEGRWRGTLNDTAPFYESYHFLDDSTVEVRQPRDAGDTAAPLSGTLRVRANELRTGNADMEWIAEQLTPERIGFAPVRGATNHFQWERETADRWRATLIWEDGGHRRSRQYRMTRIAPPVAGNRGAVELRRDSL
- a CDS encoding TetR/AcrR family transcriptional regulator, with product MVRPSPARLRRRSAILEAAGALFVTGGVAATSMEAIAERAGVSRATVFNHFGGKRELLLGLYDRQLDRLAESLRTSSEQSNPRRAVAAFFRSAETVLRADGDLTPLLIREVLYDPALLAHDVARGDDVRRELIDRVRAAQRAGQLRRTVPATQIAAIMMDLWTASLVPWVLAERRFGLAAHVMRKIRLVLRGLGADPREASPR
- a CDS encoding PhzF family phenazine biosynthesis protein, with protein sequence MRTLRYVTADVFTSVPFTGNQLAVVFGAEGLPTETLQAITREFNYAETTFVFAPERADTTRRVRIFTPELEVPFAGHPTIGTAHVLVATGDVPASGDEMTVVLGENVGPVPVRVRLAGGAPVHGQLTTAQLPEERVEVTDLEALASTLSLSADDLVGGAHAPAGVSCGLPFLLMPLKTTAAVAKARLNMEAWHRVLHGKWAAWPMVFAMAHEDDQSAWPTHVRGADIRARVFVPGSTVPEDPATGSANACLAGYLAARTPRDGLLQWEVAQGVEMGRPSRLSIEVHKTGGALDAVRVGGATVVMCEGTLRV
- a CDS encoding GGDEF domain-containing protein yields the protein MATDRPRADLAAADVLLWQTGYRLALALSVGLVAVGLRTAGFLALSEVAEHGVGTDAADWLLGLITTGYAALVLGLRHWITRKRRAGIALSTVMVVADLVLVFCVVFLLAAPENYDVGLFIALVSLQLTHVYFGRAPALLMLAVIGAGYLALNQVAERHHGVVYWDKVFFRVAIFSLGGLLLTRVQTNLQARLGRLVTMFERAEEGDFTDSYDVAADARPDAITSVGRAYNRMRTQLAGIVLTDPLSGCYNRRGFELQYRRELARAARTHTDLALIALDLDHFKQVNDTFGHLVGDQVIAEAGELLRANARADDVVARTGGEEFIVLAPNTGVDGAQQLALRITESFRRRSFGEPRAKVSVTVSAGIAANRVPDESIAEALRARADEALYAAKRSGRNRVVTWTASAP
- the gltB gene encoding glutamate synthase large subunit, whose translation is MSQHLASGKLSDDHVGSPYAPKDACGVGFIARQSGERTHEVISLALGAAARMAHRGASATDNSADGAGLLTQIPRRLFILAASRLGIHLPADASIAVGMCFLPTQANACEEAMTLVKDVLLGDGLPVLGWRDVPIRPEVLGTSARAAMPAIKQVLVGRPAGADDETWERQLYTARREMEHRALARGLEPFYICSLSCRTVVYKGLLTGHQLGDFFPDLRDPAFESAIAVFHERYATNTMPRWELAQPFRMLAHNGEINTLWGNRNAMAMRGTLLDAPAFGAHAERVREPIRPRGSDSASLDNALELLARAGRSPVHATMMLVPQAWEKFPDVEPAVKAFYEYHQCVIEPWDGPAALAYSDGVQVAVSLDRNGLRPCRYKIRADGMVVAGSEVGIVDFDPRDVVETGKLGPGGVFLVDTAGKRIVRNMAAKREVATRRPYAKWIAQHMATLPTSDGTEPLVRSSDQLRATQMAFGYGHEDLRMVIEPMATTAAEVVWSMGDDAPLAVLSTMTPPLYSFFRQRFAQVTNPPMDSLRESMVMSLRMHLGRRGSPLVEKPAYARMLRIEHPVLLPEEMNSLRNFPQFPSATLDATYNARSRSEALEAALDSLCRRAEMAVRKGARILILSDRKVSADRAPIPMLLALGAVRQHLVRTGLRARVGLVVEVGDAIEQHHMATLFGYGAEAVHPWVAMETVATIFAETHGKADADPDRPGPAAAQSRYRTAVEKGLLKVLAKMGISTLSSYCGAQTFDALGLGSDVIDRCFAGTSSPMGGLSLREISEDVLQRHRRAFTADGAPVATLPDHGRIRFRKEGEVHAWAPQTALTLQQAVGSARASRAGSNPDDAWRTFVDKIEGGAPANVRDLLAIRPATPIPIDEVEPMEAIRTRFISSAMSLGALSPEAHETLTIAMNRMQARSNSGEGGEDPAFYREQGGDRRDSKIKQIASARFGVTTEYLVRAEELEIKVAQGAKPGEGGQLPGHKVTELIARLRHSTPGVGLISPPPHHDIYSIEDLAQLVHDLKTVNPRARVGVKLVAESGVGTVAAGVAKAFADYVLIAGYNGGTGASPLSSIKHAGSPWELGLAEAQQVLVQNGLRHRVEVRVDGGLKTGRDVIIAALLGAETYGFGTGPLVAMGCDMARQCHLNTCPTGIATQREDLRAKFRGTPEQVIAYFSRIAEDVRTELALMGARSLQEIIGQVERLQRAERPELPRSTMLDLSLVLGAPRRTDEPRVRTAARNERRGLQVLDERILEEAYQTVATGASFSGQYEIRNHHLSVGTRLAGALAERFGDAGLPTGTMQLSFTGSAGQSFGAFALRGMRLTLEGECNDYVGKGLNGAEITVRPFRNARYRGASHLNMILGNTVLYGATDGLLLAAGQAGDRFAVRNSGACAVVEGVGNHACEYMTGGIVTVLGRAGRNFGAGMSNGVAYVFDESETFAGRLNHEMVLLADLDPEDTQLLQQLLQLHITRTGSARARWILEDWEHQHMRWRKVKPRGAAEHVTRIREHWTPRIAALLEEELGAAAH
- a CDS encoding HEAT repeat domain-containing protein, whose protein sequence is MSLDLVYAAALGLLIQQLRDKAPMSDVLASVARLCALARVGSVTIRAATLDSERADSVGMASRLLQDTMHAHGIEAMDIATTVTETEFLKLAGILSGTPSIVAGSIVETAEALSIWNVRLRAFGAKLRPTPLGMKAVDTPAPAAPSAASAPEPADAAPADTPSPALEDELALALHRGDGRTVCQLLLALTGSAFARAATPEVLHLVVEQLLEAAITYDDAHALLDRAGVTGARAVFAQLVAATDTSERRFLYDLAATLAGIGVVAREHAHDQRWYVVRNAAGLMGESRDPDMISELGKLLRYEDQRVRIAAVVALGQIGGPLALARLESVLFDPSIEVRNRALALVFASPDSAPLPSRVLMALEEENPLEYRLEMVAALAHIHTPRARARLEAFARKTNGTLDDHQVRLAALAALSSGHRSHAVPLLKELLEDRNPYVREKAAALLAA